Proteins from a single region of Puntigrus tetrazona isolate hp1 chromosome 2, ASM1883169v1, whole genome shotgun sequence:
- the LOC122327266 gene encoding RING finger protein 212B-like, whose translation MNWFHCNNCYVREGKKFVVSSCGHIFCENCVNTSQCRVCHANCNYLHISDQMKPQEKMFFKDPVKLVQTRLEHIAQIAVFQKRQKERVISFLRSRSMELERKVKEVRDQCYRQVSELKQENEELKKPLSQRRTPPGSSISMSSMSSVHGFRTPSSVNTPTRIDYSSLLIIRRSQHTTPNNFQVQLLARPTLQSPRT comes from the exons ATGAACTGGTTTCACTGCAACAACTGTTACGtgagagaaggaaaaaagtTTGTTGTGTCCAGCTGTGGCCATATATTTTGTGAGAACTGTGTAAATACAA GTCAGTGCCGAGTTTGCCATGCCAACTGTAACTACCTTCACATATCTGATCAG ATGAAGCCACAAGAAAAGATGTTTTTCAAAGATCCAGTGAAACTGGTTCAGACTCGATTGGAACATATTGCACAG attGCTGTTTTTCAGAAAAGGCAGAAGGAGCGAGTCATTTCATTCTTAAGAAGCAGGTCTATGGAACTCGAACGAAAGGTGAAAGAAGTTCGTGATCAGTGCTACAG gcAAGTGTCTGAGCTGAAACAAGAGAATGAAGAACTGAAAAAGCCGCTTTCTCAGAGGAGA ACACCCCCAGGGTCATCCATCTCTATGTCAAGCATGAGTTCAGTACATGGTTTCA GGACACCCAGTTCAGTTAATACTCCCACAAG AATTGACTATTCTTCCCTTCTCATAATCCGTAGGTCCCAACATACAACCCCAAACAATTTTCAGGTCCAGCTTCTGGCTAGGCCTACACTCCAGTCCCCAAGGACATAA